The Blastococcus sp. HT6-4 genome window below encodes:
- the gap gene encoding type I glyceraldehyde-3-phosphate dehydrogenase, with the protein MTVRVGINGFGRIGRNFWRAAAASGQDIEIVAVNDLTSPEALAHLLKYDSILGKLAEDVAADGEGIKIGGKTMKVLSERDPANLPWGDLGVDVVVESTGFFTKAADARKHVDAGGAKKVIISAPATDDDITIVMGVNDDLYDGSQTIISNASCTTNCLAPLAKVLNDAFGIERGLMTTIHAYTADQNLQDGPHKDLRRARAAALNMVPTSTGAAKAIGLVLPELKGKLDGYAIRVPVPTGSATDLTVQLTREASADEIDAAYREAAAGPLGKYLTYTDAPIVSSDIVTDPSSCIYDAKLTKVFGPMVKVLGWYDNEWGYSNRLVDLTTLVGKSL; encoded by the coding sequence GTGACGGTCCGGGTAGGCATCAACGGATTCGGCCGGATCGGCCGCAACTTCTGGCGGGCCGCCGCGGCCAGCGGCCAGGACATCGAGATCGTGGCGGTCAACGACCTGACCAGCCCCGAGGCCCTGGCGCACCTGCTGAAGTACGACAGCATCCTGGGCAAGCTCGCCGAGGACGTCGCCGCCGACGGCGAGGGCATCAAGATCGGCGGGAAGACCATGAAGGTCCTCTCCGAGCGCGACCCCGCGAACCTGCCGTGGGGCGACCTGGGTGTCGACGTCGTCGTGGAGTCCACCGGCTTCTTCACCAAGGCCGCCGACGCCCGCAAGCACGTCGACGCCGGTGGCGCGAAGAAGGTCATCATCTCCGCGCCGGCCACCGACGACGACATCACGATCGTCATGGGCGTCAACGACGACCTCTACGACGGCTCGCAGACGATCATCAGCAACGCGTCCTGCACCACCAACTGCCTGGCCCCGCTGGCCAAGGTCCTCAACGACGCGTTCGGCATCGAGCGCGGGCTGATGACGACCATCCACGCCTACACCGCCGACCAGAACCTGCAGGACGGCCCGCACAAGGACCTGCGCCGCGCCCGCGCGGCCGCCCTCAACATGGTGCCCACCTCGACCGGTGCGGCGAAGGCGATCGGCCTGGTGCTGCCCGAGCTCAAGGGCAAGCTCGACGGCTACGCCATCCGCGTCCCGGTGCCCACCGGCTCGGCCACCGACCTCACCGTCCAGCTGACCCGTGAGGCCTCCGCCGACGAGATCGACGCCGCCTACCGCGAGGCTGCCGCGGGTCCGCTCGGCAAGTACCTGACCTACACCGACGCGCCGATCGTCTCGTCGGACATCGTCACCGACCCGTCGTCGTGCATCTACGACGCCAAGCTCACCAAGGTCTTCGGCCCGATGGTGAAGGTCCTCGGCTGGTACGACAACGAGTGGGGCTACTCCAACCGCCTCGTCGACCTGACCACCCTGGTGGGCAAGTCCCTCTGA
- a CDS encoding diguanylate cyclase, whose amino-acid sequence MTSQRWAVLFACAAVIAVVVGVLAWRRRDRTPAAIAFAGTMAGVATWSGADALLFGIGSELVRRAYPPVLMAAVGVVVAGTYAIARTVTDPSWRPARRGVALMAVEPVVMVVLAALPATRDLVIAGHLAAGERVTFGAAFAVHSLYSYVVVGAAYLHLLRRWRSAAGVFRSQIAVLLGAAVVSTVGNVVAVVSQLDGQGVDVTPLFFVATGLVHCWALLRLGLLRLVPVARDQVVDTVPDAVLVVDPHEVLIDVNPAARRMLRRLRPELGDRELIGRPLPEIAGQRALAALGQIERQDGRRVAEVAPGLWLDIRDTAVGDSRGRSLGRILVVRDVSEQQARQEAVETLNRQLAEQVRVIDRLRAELAEDAVRDPLTGLHNRRHLDEVLPADLDRRPRDGRVAVLAVDIDHFKTVNDRFGHGAGDRVLTAVARLLQAAVRDGDTAVRLGGEEFLVILPGAGREQAVARAEQIRRDVAAAVHLLDGEAVRVTISAGVAVCPDDEGTAAALLEAADRALYTAKATGRNRVVASGALLRDVSLAAPAMSQPALGS is encoded by the coding sequence ATGACGTCACAGCGATGGGCGGTGCTGTTCGCCTGCGCAGCCGTCATCGCGGTCGTGGTCGGCGTGCTGGCCTGGCGGCGCCGCGACCGCACGCCGGCGGCGATCGCGTTCGCCGGCACCATGGCCGGCGTGGCGACCTGGTCGGGCGCCGACGCGCTCCTCTTCGGAATCGGATCCGAACTCGTGCGCCGGGCCTACCCGCCGGTGCTCATGGCCGCGGTCGGGGTGGTGGTCGCCGGGACCTACGCCATCGCCCGTACCGTCACGGACCCCTCGTGGCGCCCGGCCCGGCGAGGGGTCGCCCTGATGGCGGTGGAGCCCGTCGTCATGGTCGTGCTGGCCGCCCTGCCGGCCACCCGGGACCTCGTCATCGCAGGTCACCTGGCGGCTGGAGAGCGGGTGACCTTCGGAGCAGCCTTCGCCGTCCACAGCCTGTACTCGTACGTCGTCGTCGGCGCAGCCTACCTGCACCTGCTGCGCCGGTGGAGGAGCGCCGCCGGCGTCTTCCGCTCCCAGATCGCCGTCCTCCTCGGCGCGGCGGTCGTGTCGACCGTGGGCAACGTCGTGGCGGTCGTGTCGCAGCTCGACGGGCAGGGCGTCGACGTGACCCCCCTGTTCTTCGTCGCCACCGGACTGGTCCACTGCTGGGCGCTCCTGCGGCTGGGCCTGCTGCGCCTGGTGCCGGTCGCCCGCGACCAGGTCGTCGACACCGTTCCGGACGCCGTCCTCGTCGTGGACCCCCACGAGGTGCTCATCGACGTCAACCCGGCCGCCCGGCGCATGCTGCGCCGCCTGCGCCCGGAACTCGGCGACCGGGAGCTGATCGGCCGGCCATTGCCGGAGATCGCCGGCCAACGGGCCCTCGCCGCCCTCGGGCAGATCGAGCGGCAGGACGGCCGCCGCGTGGCCGAGGTCGCCCCGGGACTCTGGCTCGACATCCGGGACACCGCCGTCGGCGACTCCCGCGGCCGCTCGCTGGGCCGGATCCTGGTGGTGCGGGACGTGAGCGAGCAGCAGGCCCGGCAGGAGGCGGTCGAGACGCTGAACCGCCAGCTGGCGGAGCAGGTCCGCGTGATCGACCGGTTGCGCGCCGAGCTCGCGGAGGACGCCGTCCGGGACCCGCTCACCGGACTGCACAACCGCCGCCACCTCGACGAGGTGCTCCCGGCCGATCTCGACCGCCGGCCGCGTGACGGCCGGGTGGCCGTCCTGGCCGTCGACATCGACCACTTCAAGACCGTCAACGACCGCTTCGGGCACGGGGCCGGCGACCGGGTCCTCACCGCCGTCGCCCGGCTGCTGCAGGCCGCCGTCCGCGACGGTGACACCGCCGTCCGCCTCGGCGGCGAGGAGTTCCTGGTCATCCTGCCCGGCGCCGGCCGTGAGCAGGCCGTGGCGCGGGCGGAGCAGATACGCCGGGACGTCGCCGCGGCGGTGCACCTCCTCGACGGGGAGGCGGTCCGGGTGACCATCAGCGCCGGGGTCGCCGTGTGCCCCGACGACGAGGGAACCGCCGCAGCCCTGCTCGAGGCCGCCGACCGGGCGCTCTACACCGCCAAGGCGACCGGCCGGAACCGGGTCGTGGCCTCCGGTGCGCTCCTCCGCGACGTGTCGCTGGCAGCCCCGGCGATGTCGCAGCCGGCACTGGGCAGCTGA
- the whiA gene encoding DNA-binding protein WhiA has protein sequence MAMTAMVKDELSRVECTKTSERKAEVTALLRFSGGLHIVGGRVVIEAELDTGSVARRLRRDISEVYGYTSGVSVLAGGNIRRGVRYLVRIAKHGEGLARQTGLVDQRGRPVRGLPPAVVSGSLSDAEAAWRGAFLAHGSLTEPGRSSSLEVTCPGPEAAMALVGAARRLGIAAKAREVRGADRVVVRDGDAISALLTKMGAHDAVLAWEERRMRREVRATANRLANFDDANLRRSARAAVAASARVERALEILGEDAPEHLLVAGRLRLEFGQASLEELGQRADPPMTKDAVAGRIRRLLAMADKRAKDLGIPDTESVVTDDMLTQ, from the coding sequence ATGGCGATGACGGCCATGGTGAAGGACGAGCTCTCCCGAGTGGAGTGCACGAAGACCTCCGAGCGCAAGGCCGAGGTGACCGCCCTGCTGCGGTTCTCCGGGGGCCTGCACATCGTCGGCGGCCGGGTGGTCATCGAGGCCGAGCTGGACACCGGGTCGGTCGCCCGGCGGCTGCGCCGCGACATCAGCGAGGTCTACGGCTACACCAGCGGGGTCAGCGTGCTCGCCGGCGGCAACATCCGGCGTGGCGTCCGCTACCTGGTCCGCATCGCCAAGCACGGCGAGGGCCTCGCGCGGCAGACCGGCCTGGTCGACCAGCGCGGACGGCCCGTCCGCGGGCTGCCTCCGGCCGTCGTCTCCGGCAGCCTCAGCGACGCCGAGGCCGCCTGGCGGGGGGCGTTCCTCGCCCACGGCTCGCTGACCGAGCCCGGCCGCTCCTCCTCGCTCGAGGTGACCTGCCCGGGGCCGGAGGCCGCCATGGCCCTCGTCGGCGCCGCGCGCCGGCTCGGCATCGCCGCCAAGGCCCGCGAGGTGCGCGGTGCCGACCGGGTGGTCGTGCGGGACGGCGACGCGATCAGCGCGCTGCTCACGAAGATGGGCGCCCACGACGCGGTGCTGGCCTGGGAGGAGCGGCGGATGCGGCGCGAGGTCCGCGCCACGGCCAACCGCCTGGCCAACTTCGACGACGCCAACCTCCGCCGGTCCGCGCGCGCCGCCGTCGCGGCCAGTGCACGGGTCGAGCGCGCCCTGGAGATCCTCGGTGAGGACGCCCCGGAGCACCTGCTGGTGGCCGGTCGGCTGCGGCTGGAGTTCGGTCAGGCGTCGCTGGAGGAGCTCGGCCAGCGCGCCGACCCGCCGATGACCAAGGACGCCGTCGCGGGCCGGATCCGCCGGCTGCTGGCCATGGCCGACAAGCGCGCCAAGGATCTCGGCATCCCCGACACGGAGTCCGTCGTCACCGACGACATGCTCACGCAGTAG
- the yvcK gene encoding uridine diphosphate-N-acetylglucosamine-binding protein YvcK → MVAFGGGHGLAAALAAWRRITPQLTAVVTVADDGGSSGRIRREMPVLPPGDLRMALAALAGDGDRDRTLAALFQHRFGGTGVLAGHPVGNLLLTGLAEMHGGDTVRALDELGELVGACGRVLPMADEPLDLVARVETTDRDDPARVRTIRGQVAIAATPGRVREIRVSPADPVVHPAVLEAIAAADVVSLGPGSWYTSVLPHLLVPQLRTALADSQARVVVVLNLEPQPGETDGFSPEEHVSVLQAHLGGVALHAVIAEVESVVDRRGLLDAVRGCGAELLLAPVAEPDGAPRHDPVRLSAALAAAVGVR, encoded by the coding sequence GTGGTGGCGTTCGGCGGTGGGCACGGGCTCGCCGCGGCCCTGGCGGCCTGGCGCCGCATCACCCCGCAGCTGACCGCGGTCGTGACGGTCGCCGACGACGGCGGCTCCTCCGGGCGGATCCGGCGGGAGATGCCGGTGCTGCCGCCCGGCGACCTGCGGATGGCCCTCGCGGCGCTGGCCGGGGACGGTGACCGCGACCGCACCCTCGCCGCCCTCTTCCAGCACCGCTTCGGGGGCACCGGCGTGCTCGCCGGGCACCCGGTCGGGAACCTGCTGCTCACCGGGCTGGCCGAGATGCACGGCGGCGACACCGTCCGGGCCCTGGACGAGCTCGGGGAGCTCGTCGGCGCGTGCGGGCGGGTGCTGCCCATGGCCGACGAGCCACTGGACCTGGTCGCCCGGGTGGAGACGACCGACCGCGACGACCCGGCCCGGGTGCGGACCATCCGCGGTCAGGTGGCCATCGCCGCGACCCCGGGCCGGGTGCGGGAGATCCGGGTGTCGCCGGCCGATCCGGTCGTGCACCCCGCCGTGCTGGAGGCGATCGCGGCCGCCGACGTCGTCTCGCTCGGCCCGGGCTCCTGGTACACCTCCGTGCTCCCGCACCTGCTCGTGCCCCAGCTCCGCACGGCGCTGGCCGATTCACAGGCGCGCGTGGTCGTGGTGCTCAACCTCGAACCGCAGCCCGGTGAGACGGACGGTTTCTCCCCGGAGGAGCATGTGTCCGTGCTGCAGGCGCATCTGGGCGGAGTGGCGTTGCACGCCGTGATCGCGGAGGTGGAATCGGTGGTTGACCGCCGTGGTCTTCTGGACGCGGTCCGCGGGTGCGGTGCCGAGCTCCTGCTCGCCCCGGTCGCCGAGCCGGACGGTGCGCCGCGGCACGACCCCGTGCGCCTGTCCGCGGCGCTGGCCGCCGCGGTCGGGGTGCGATGA
- the rapZ gene encoding RNase adapter RapZ, with the protein MTAEADVAGAGPQNERPPALDPASTETPPLEVVVVTGLSGAGKNSAGRVMEDLGWFVVDNLPPALLLPMVQLGARGDLRRFAAVVDVRSRAFSSDLQEAIRVLSEAGHRPRVVYVHARDEVLVRRYESNRREHPLQGNGTLIDGITAERALLTGIAGEADLWVDTSDLNVHQLRATLENAFARGGSTPPLTATVMSFGFKYGLPLDADLVVDARFLPNPHWVPELQEHTGRDADVRDYVLGQEGAADFLDRYTEVLRLLVPGYRREGKRYLTLAVGCTGGKHRSVAITEEFARRLSAEGVAAVARHRDLGRE; encoded by the coding sequence GTGACGGCCGAAGCCGACGTGGCCGGTGCAGGGCCGCAGAACGAGCGCCCCCCGGCCCTCGACCCGGCCAGCACGGAGACGCCGCCGCTGGAGGTCGTGGTGGTCACCGGCTTGTCCGGGGCGGGCAAGAACAGCGCCGGACGGGTGATGGAGGACCTCGGCTGGTTCGTGGTCGACAACCTGCCGCCGGCCCTGCTGCTGCCGATGGTGCAGCTCGGGGCACGGGGCGATCTGCGGCGGTTCGCCGCGGTCGTCGACGTGCGTAGCCGGGCGTTCTCCAGCGACCTCCAGGAGGCGATCCGGGTCCTCTCCGAGGCCGGGCACCGCCCGCGCGTGGTCTACGTGCACGCCCGGGACGAGGTGCTGGTGCGCCGCTACGAATCCAACCGCCGGGAGCACCCGCTCCAGGGCAACGGGACGCTCATCGACGGGATCACCGCCGAGCGGGCGCTGCTCACCGGGATCGCCGGCGAGGCCGACCTGTGGGTGGACACCAGCGACCTGAACGTGCACCAGTTGCGGGCGACGCTGGAGAACGCCTTCGCCCGCGGCGGGAGCACCCCGCCGCTCACCGCCACGGTGATGAGCTTCGGGTTCAAGTACGGGCTCCCGCTCGACGCCGACCTCGTCGTCGACGCCCGGTTCCTGCCCAACCCGCACTGGGTCCCGGAGCTCCAGGAGCACACCGGCCGCGACGCCGACGTCCGCGACTACGTGCTCGGGCAGGAGGGCGCCGCCGACTTCCTGGACCGCTACACCGAGGTGCTGCGGCTGCTCGTGCCCGGCTACCGGCGGGAGGGCAAGCGGTACCTGACCCTGGCGGTGGGCTGCACGGGCGGGAAGCACCGCAGCGTGGCGATCACCGAGGAGTTCGCCCGGCGGCTGAGCGCCGAGGGCGTCGCCGCCGTCGCCCGGCACCGCGACCTGGGCCGCGAGTAG
- the uvrC gene encoding excinuclease ABC subunit UvrC: MADPSTYRPAVGSIPESPGVYRFRDPHGRVVYVGKAKSLRQRLNSYFADVAGLHPRTRQMVTTASSVEWTVVGTEVEALQLEYNWIKEFDPRFNVRYRDDKSYPSLAVTLNEEYPRLQVMRGPKKKGVRYFGPYAHAWAIRETLDTLTRVFPARTCSTGVFKRAGQIGRPCLLGYIGKCAAPCVGRVSAEEHREIVDDFCDFMAGRTDSMIKRLEREMAAAAEAMEYEKAARLRDDIGALKRAMEKQAVVLGDGTDADVVAFAQDDLEAAVQVFHVRGGRVRGQRGWIIDKVEEVTTGELVEQFLLQVYGGVDEQTGTGEAGEAVPREVLVPELPDDADVYVELLEELRGGRVSLRVPQRGDKRSLMETVERNAKEAFARHRVKRSSDLTARSLALAELQEALELPDAPLRIECMDISHVQGTNVVASMVVFEDGLAKKSDYRRFSVTEGTDDTAAMAEVVRRRFARHLKDEADRRDEQGIAAEEGRPRRFAYPPNLLVVDGGAPQVAAAARALDELGVVDVAVCGLAKRMEEVWLPGESDPVILPRTSEALYLLQRVRDEAHRFAITYHRQKRSTGMLVSLLDDVPGLGDARRKALMKQFGSLKRLRAATVEDLMTVPGIGRRTAEAVQMAVAEPVPGPATGPPVAEESALAPQGPAQPGSNRPGAGDAAEAGRVAS; this comes from the coding sequence ATGGCCGATCCGTCCACGTACCGCCCGGCGGTCGGCTCGATCCCCGAGAGCCCCGGGGTCTACAGGTTCCGCGATCCCCACGGCCGGGTCGTCTACGTCGGCAAGGCCAAGAGCCTGCGGCAGCGGTTGAACAGCTACTTCGCCGACGTCGCCGGCCTGCATCCCCGCACCCGCCAGATGGTGACGACGGCGTCGAGCGTCGAGTGGACCGTCGTCGGCACCGAGGTCGAGGCCCTCCAGCTCGAGTACAACTGGATCAAGGAGTTCGACCCGCGGTTCAACGTCCGCTACCGCGACGACAAGAGCTACCCGTCGCTGGCCGTGACGCTGAACGAGGAGTACCCGCGGCTGCAGGTCATGCGCGGGCCCAAGAAGAAGGGCGTCCGCTACTTCGGCCCCTACGCCCACGCCTGGGCGATCCGCGAGACCCTCGACACCCTCACCCGTGTCTTCCCGGCCCGGACCTGCTCCACCGGCGTCTTCAAGCGCGCGGGGCAGATCGGCCGGCCCTGCCTGCTCGGCTACATCGGCAAGTGCGCCGCGCCGTGCGTCGGCCGGGTGAGCGCCGAGGAGCACCGGGAGATCGTCGACGACTTCTGCGACTTCATGGCCGGGCGCACCGACTCGATGATCAAGCGGCTCGAGCGGGAGATGGCCGCGGCCGCCGAGGCGATGGAGTACGAGAAGGCCGCCCGGCTGCGCGACGACATCGGCGCCCTCAAGCGCGCGATGGAGAAGCAGGCCGTGGTCCTCGGCGACGGCACCGACGCCGACGTCGTCGCCTTCGCGCAGGACGACCTGGAGGCCGCCGTCCAGGTCTTCCACGTCCGCGGCGGGCGGGTCCGTGGCCAGCGCGGCTGGATCATCGACAAGGTCGAGGAGGTCACCACCGGGGAGCTGGTGGAGCAGTTCCTCCTGCAGGTCTACGGCGGCGTCGACGAGCAGACCGGGACGGGGGAGGCCGGCGAGGCGGTGCCCCGCGAGGTGCTGGTCCCCGAGCTGCCCGACGACGCCGACGTCTACGTCGAGCTGCTGGAGGAGCTGCGGGGTGGCCGGGTCTCCCTCCGCGTGCCGCAGCGCGGTGACAAGCGCAGCCTCATGGAGACCGTGGAGCGCAACGCGAAGGAGGCGTTCGCCCGGCACCGGGTGAAACGGTCCAGCGACCTCACCGCGCGCTCGCTGGCGCTCGCGGAGCTGCAGGAGGCGCTGGAGCTCCCCGACGCGCCGCTGCGGATCGAGTGCATGGACATCAGCCACGTGCAGGGCACGAACGTGGTGGCGTCCATGGTGGTCTTCGAGGACGGCCTCGCGAAGAAGTCCGACTACCGCAGGTTCTCCGTCACGGAAGGAACCGACGACACCGCCGCCATGGCGGAGGTGGTGCGCCGCCGGTTCGCCCGGCACCTCAAGGACGAGGCCGACCGCCGGGACGAGCAGGGCATCGCCGCGGAGGAGGGGCGGCCGCGCCGGTTCGCCTACCCGCCCAACCTGCTCGTCGTCGACGGCGGCGCCCCGCAGGTCGCCGCGGCGGCCCGGGCGCTCGACGAGCTGGGCGTGGTCGACGTCGCCGTCTGCGGTCTCGCCAAGCGCATGGAGGAGGTGTGGCTGCCGGGGGAGAGCGACCCCGTGATCCTGCCGCGCACCTCGGAGGCGCTGTACCTGCTGCAGCGGGTGCGCGACGAGGCCCACCGCTTCGCGATCACCTACCACCGGCAGAAGCGGTCCACCGGCATGCTGGTCTCCCTGCTGGACGACGTCCCCGGCCTCGGGGACGCGCGACGGAAGGCACTGATGAAGCAGTTCGGCTCGCTCAAGCGGCTGCGCGCAGCGACGGTGGAGGACCTCATGACGGTGCCCGGCATCGGCCGGCGGACGGCGGAGGCGGTGCAGATGGCGGTCGCCGAACCGGTGCCCGGCCCCGCGACCGGCCCACCGGTGGCGGAGGAGTCCGCGCTCGCGCCGCAGGGGCCGGCGCAACCGGGGAGCAACCGTCCGGGCGCCGGGGACGCCGCCGAGGCCGGGCGGGTGGCCTCGTGA
- the uvrA gene encoding excinuclease ABC subunit UvrA, which produces MDRLVVRGAREHNLKDVHIDLPRDALIVFTGLSGSGKSSLAFDTIFAEGQRRYVESLSAYARQFLGQMDKPDVDFIEGLSPAVSIDQKSTNRNPRSTVGTITEVYDYLRLLYARAGQPHCPNCGKPIARQTPQQIVDQVLAMAEGTRFQVLAPVVRARKGEYVDLFSSLQTQGFSRVRVDGTVHPLTEPPTLKKQEKHTIEVIVDRLTVKESAKRRLTDSIETALGLAGGLVVLDFVDLPDDDPERERTFSEHLACVDDGLSFEALEPRSFSFNSPFGACPECTGIGTRKEVDPELVVPDPGKSLAQGAVAPWASSMSNEYFTRLLTGLSQQIGFSMDDPWERLPAKVQKAILHGSPDQVHVRYKNRYGRERSYYAAFEGVLPFLERRHEDTDSEFMKDKYEGYMRDVPCPVCHGTRLKPEILAVKLSDRSIAEVTNLSIGEAAQWLGALELGEREKAIADRVLREIQARLSFLVDVGLDYLSLDRPAATLAGGEAQRIRLATQIGSGLVGVLYVLDEPSIGLHQRDNSRLIETLVRLRDMGNTLIVVEHDEDTIKTADWVVDIGPGAGEHGGEVVVSGTVEDLLASERSITGAYLSGRMAISVPEKRRVPEPGRELVVKGARENNLRGVDVTFPLGCLVAVTGVSGSGKSSLVNDILYTVLANELNRARMVPGRHRTITGLEHLDKVVHVDQSPIGRTPRSNPATYTGVWDHVRKLFAQTSEAKVRGYLPGRFSFNVKGGRCEACSGDGTLKIEMNFLPDVYVPCEVCKGARFNRETLEVHYKGKTVAEVLDMPIEEAADFFAAIPAIARYLRTLTEVGLGYVRLGQPATTLSGGEAQRVKLASELQKRSNGRSIYVLDEPTTGLHFEDIRKLLLVLQGLVDKGNSVIVIEHNLDVIKSADWLIDMGPEGGFRGGTLVAEGSPEFLASVPESHTGRYLVPLLDADAIAAAAASGPVKKRARKKAG; this is translated from the coding sequence ATGGACCGGCTCGTCGTCCGCGGCGCCCGAGAGCACAACCTCAAGGACGTCCACATCGACCTCCCCCGTGACGCGCTCATCGTCTTCACGGGGCTGTCGGGCTCGGGGAAGTCCAGCCTCGCCTTCGACACGATCTTCGCCGAGGGGCAGCGCCGGTACGTCGAGTCGCTGTCGGCCTACGCCCGGCAGTTCCTCGGGCAGATGGACAAGCCCGACGTCGACTTCATCGAGGGCCTCTCGCCCGCCGTCTCGATCGACCAGAAGTCGACCAACCGGAACCCGCGGTCGACCGTCGGCACGATCACCGAGGTCTACGACTACCTGCGGCTGCTGTACGCCCGCGCCGGGCAGCCGCACTGCCCCAACTGCGGCAAGCCGATCGCCCGGCAGACCCCGCAGCAGATCGTCGACCAGGTGCTCGCGATGGCGGAGGGCACCCGGTTCCAGGTGCTGGCCCCCGTCGTCCGCGCGCGCAAGGGCGAGTACGTCGACCTGTTCAGCTCGCTGCAGACCCAGGGCTTCTCCCGCGTGCGCGTCGACGGCACCGTGCACCCGCTCACCGAGCCGCCGACGCTCAAGAAGCAGGAGAAGCACACGATCGAGGTGATCGTCGACCGGCTCACCGTCAAGGAGAGCGCCAAGCGCCGGCTCACCGATTCGATCGAGACCGCGCTCGGCCTGGCCGGCGGACTGGTGGTCCTCGACTTCGTCGACCTCCCCGACGACGACCCCGAGCGCGAGCGCACCTTCTCCGAGCACCTGGCCTGCGTCGACGACGGGCTGTCGTTCGAGGCGCTGGAGCCCCGCTCGTTCTCGTTCAACTCGCCCTTCGGCGCCTGCCCGGAGTGCACCGGCATCGGCACCCGCAAGGAGGTCGACCCGGAGCTCGTCGTGCCCGACCCGGGCAAGAGCCTCGCCCAGGGCGCCGTCGCACCCTGGGCCAGCTCGATGAGCAACGAGTACTTCACCCGGCTGCTCACCGGTCTGTCGCAGCAGATCGGCTTCTCGATGGACGACCCGTGGGAGCGGCTGCCGGCGAAGGTGCAGAAGGCGATCCTCCACGGCTCGCCCGACCAGGTGCACGTCCGCTACAAGAACCGCTACGGCCGCGAGCGCAGCTACTACGCCGCCTTCGAGGGTGTGCTGCCCTTCCTCGAGCGCCGCCACGAGGACACCGACAGCGAGTTCATGAAGGACAAGTACGAGGGCTACATGCGCGACGTGCCCTGTCCCGTCTGCCACGGCACCCGGCTGAAGCCGGAGATCCTCGCGGTCAAGCTCAGCGACCGGTCGATCGCCGAGGTGACCAACCTGTCGATCGGCGAGGCGGCGCAGTGGCTGGGCGCGCTGGAGCTGGGGGAGCGGGAGAAGGCGATCGCCGACCGCGTCCTCCGCGAGATCCAGGCCCGGCTGTCCTTCCTGGTCGACGTCGGCCTGGACTACCTGTCGCTGGACCGGCCGGCGGCCACCCTCGCCGGCGGCGAGGCGCAGCGGATCCGGCTGGCCACCCAGATCGGGTCGGGGCTGGTCGGTGTCCTGTACGTGCTGGACGAGCCGTCCATCGGCCTGCACCAGCGGGACAACAGCCGGCTGATCGAGACCCTCGTGCGGCTGCGCGACATGGGCAACACGCTGATCGTCGTCGAGCACGACGAGGACACCATCAAGACCGCCGACTGGGTCGTCGACATCGGGCCGGGTGCCGGTGAGCACGGCGGCGAGGTCGTGGTCAGCGGCACGGTCGAGGACCTGCTGGCCAGTGAGCGGTCCATCACCGGCGCCTACCTGTCGGGCCGGATGGCGATCTCCGTCCCGGAGAAGCGGCGTGTGCCGGAGCCGGGACGCGAACTGGTGGTGAAGGGCGCCCGCGAGAACAACCTGCGCGGCGTCGACGTCACCTTCCCGCTCGGCTGCCTCGTCGCGGTCACCGGCGTCTCCGGGTCGGGCAAGTCCAGCCTGGTCAACGACATCCTCTACACCGTCCTGGCCAACGAGCTCAACCGGGCGCGCATGGTCCCGGGCCGGCACCGCACGATCACCGGGCTGGAGCACCTGGACAAGGTCGTGCACGTCGACCAGTCACCGATCGGCCGCACCCCGCGGTCGAACCCGGCCACCTACACCGGGGTCTGGGACCACGTCCGCAAGCTCTTCGCCCAGACGTCGGAGGCGAAGGTCCGCGGCTACCTGCCGGGGCGGTTCTCCTTCAACGTGAAGGGCGGCCGCTGCGAGGCGTGCTCGGGCGACGGCACGCTGAAGATCGAGATGAACTTCCTGCCGGACGTCTACGTCCCCTGCGAGGTCTGCAAGGGCGCCCGGTTCAACCGGGAGACCCTCGAGGTGCACTACAAGGGCAAGACGGTGGCCGAGGTCCTCGACATGCCGATCGAGGAGGCCGCGGACTTCTTCGCCGCCATCCCGGCGATCGCGCGCTACCTGCGCACCCTCACCGAGGTGGGGCTGGGCTACGTGCGGCTGGGGCAGCCGGCCACCACTCTCTCCGGCGGTGAGGCGCAGCGGGTCAAGCTGGCCAGCGAACTGCAGAAGCGGTCCAACGGCCGCAGCATCTACGTCCTCGACGAGCCGACCACCGGGCTGCACTTCGAGGACATCCGGAAGCTGCTGCTGGTCCTGCAGGGCCTGGTCGACAAGGGCAACTCGGTCATCGTCATCGAGCACAACCTGGACGTCATCAAGAGCGCCGACTGGCTCATCGACATGGGCCCCGAGGGCGGTTTCCGCGGCGGCACCCTGGTGGCGGAGGGCTCGCCGGAGTTCCTCGCCTCGGTGCCGGAGAGCCACACCGGCCGGTACCTCGTGCCGCTGCTGGACGCCGACGCGATCGCCGCGGCGGCGGCCTCCGGGCCGGTGAAGAAGCGGGCCCGCAAGAAGGCCGGCTGA